The following coding sequences are from one Candidatus Borkfalkia ceftriaxoniphila window:
- a CDS encoding PAS domain-containing hybrid sensor histidine kinase/response regulator: protein MKQHTMISGYEYDALMSSLRVSVSKHLLDEFYTLIWANDYYYDLIGYTKEEYEEKFENNPQKYYASHGLLSELGKIAAVVSRAVSEGKGGYSLDTRMPVKGGGFLWIRMAGTFTDEYVDGKQVSYTVMSDIDDLVRIQTDQSITYNNIPGFVAKFLVSRGKRLKIVYANDQFREFFGSDGILDDANEMFRLNMEKNAEVLENLWEDIRQTKPLHFLTQLQNRRGQTLWMQVSGECVETLADGCVYLLIYIDVTDVTGLKEIQKKLEAALDAAEKANRAKTIFLSHMSHDIRTPINGVLGMTDIALRNIDDRERLVDCLKKIDSSSHHLLSLINDVLDMSRIESGKVVIEDKPFYVSVLLDGCYSVVAGQAIQKNIRIETDFSPIEADVLEGDEIRLRQILINILGNAVKFTPEGGQIFFSASTVSENEREASLTVCVRDTGVGMSPEYQERIFEPFSQETASGRSEYQGTGLGMAIVKQLLDIMGGKISLKSAPGKGSEFTVRFVLPFGNAEKLEKSKSSEEIDLSGLRVLIAEDNEMNMEIARYILESGFAEVTPVFDGKAALELFKEKPAGTFDVILMDVMMPVMDGLQATRAIRACGKPDAKKIPILAMTANAYAEDRQAALDAGMDRHLAKPVEREDLLRALSDVTKNSR, encoded by the coding sequence ATGAAACAGCATACCATGATCTCGGGTTACGAATACGACGCGTTGATGAGTTCTTTGCGGGTGAGCGTCAGCAAACATCTTTTGGATGAATTTTATACGCTGATATGGGCCAACGATTACTACTATGATCTGATCGGATATACAAAAGAGGAATACGAAGAAAAATTCGAAAACAATCCGCAGAAATATTACGCGAGCCACGGACTTTTAAGCGAACTCGGAAAGATCGCCGCCGTGGTTTCGCGCGCAGTTTCAGAGGGCAAGGGCGGGTATTCGTTGGATACGCGCATGCCCGTCAAGGGAGGCGGATTTCTTTGGATCCGCATGGCGGGCACGTTTACAGACGAATACGTTGACGGCAAACAGGTTTCCTATACCGTCATGAGCGATATCGACGATCTGGTGCGCATACAGACCGACCAATCTATCACGTACAACAATATCCCAGGTTTCGTCGCCAAGTTTTTGGTCTCCCGCGGCAAGCGGCTGAAGATCGTCTACGCCAACGACCAATTTCGTGAATTTTTCGGTTCGGACGGGATTTTGGACGATGCTAACGAAATGTTCCGACTGAATATGGAAAAAAACGCCGAAGTGCTCGAAAACCTTTGGGAGGATATACGGCAGACCAAACCTCTGCATTTTCTCACACAACTGCAAAACCGCAGAGGGCAGACGCTTTGGATGCAGGTGAGCGGGGAATGCGTGGAAACGCTGGCGGACGGCTGCGTGTATCTTTTGATCTATATCGACGTGACCGACGTGACGGGACTTAAAGAGATCCAGAAAAAACTGGAAGCCGCGCTGGACGCCGCGGAAAAAGCCAACCGCGCCAAGACGATCTTTCTCTCGCATATGTCGCACGATATCCGCACGCCCATCAACGGCGTTCTGGGCATGACGGACATCGCGCTCCGCAATATCGACGACAGAGAGCGCCTCGTCGATTGCCTCAAAAAGATCGATTCTTCCTCCCATCATCTTCTCTCGCTCATCAACGACGTGCTGGACATGAGCCGCATCGAGAGCGGCAAAGTCGTCATCGAGGATAAGCCGTTTTATGTTTCCGTCCTTCTCGACGGCTGTTACAGCGTCGTCGCGGGGCAGGCGATCCAAAAAAATATCCGAATCGAAACGGATTTCAGCCCGATCGAGGCGGATGTGCTGGAGGGCGACGAGATACGCCTTAGACAAATTCTCATCAATATTTTGGGCAACGCCGTCAAATTCACGCCGGAAGGCGGGCAGATTTTCTTTTCCGCCTCAACCGTTTCGGAAAATGAGCGCGAAGCATCGCTCACCGTGTGCGTGCGCGATACGGGCGTCGGGATGAGCCCCGAATATCAGGAGCGGATCTTCGAGCCGTTCTCGCAGGAAACCGCAAGCGGGCGCAGCGAGTACCAGGGCACGGGGCTGGGCATGGCGATCGTCAAGCAACTTCTGGATATCATGGGCGGCAAAATTTCTTTAAAAAGCGCACCGGGAAAGGGGAGCGAGTTTACCGTGCGCTTCGTTCTTCCCTTCGGCAATGCGGAGAAACTCGAAAAAAGCAAGAGTTCGGAAGAGATCGATCTGTCCGGACTGCGCGTATTGATCGCGGAAGACAATGAAATGAATATGGAGATCGCCCGATATATACTGGAAAGCGGTTTTGCAGAGGTCACGCCCGTTTTCGACGGCAAAGCGGCGCTGGAACTTTTCAAAGAAAAGCCCGCGGGTACGTTCGACGTGATCCTGATGGACGTGATGATGCCCGTCATGGACGGATTGCAGGCGACGCGCGCCATCCGCGCATGCGGAAAGCCCGACGCGAAGAAAATTCCCATCCTTGCGATGACCGCCAACGCCTATGCGGAAGACAGACAGGCGGCGCTGGATGCGGGCATGGACCGCCACCTCGCCAAGCCCGTCGAACGCGAAGATCTCTTGCGCGCCCTTTCGGACGTGACGAAAAATTCGAGGTAA
- the ppk1 gene encoding polyphosphate kinase 1 — protein sequence MTEKTRSRFINDIYVNREYSWLLFDKRVLEQSQDLSNPLLERCKFLSIFSSNLDEFFMVRVGSLYNESLSDAQARDNKTQLTAAKQLEGVCETVRDLYAERAVCYFRLKKELSKYGVRILRADELTPRQKEEARTVFMTHVLPLLSLMVLDAKHPLMQFENMKNYMLYDLERDGRRMVGVMAFNAALDRLYRIGGGEKARLVPLEELVRAFGHNAFTGYTAGGRMMMRVTRNADFDTNIDDSDVERDFSEIMKKKVESRARLNVVRLEIDREDEKLKEFVLKLLKLHPRFCFCDERFFDYKFMFSLDKYLPPERSLPLKYPPFKGAVAKELCGAPSLIETVFRRDVFLSYPYDSMTPLVDLLEECALDKRVTSIKITIYRLAHHSRIAELLCKASENGKQVTVVIELCARFDEENNMYFAGKLQEAGCTIIYGMENYKVHSKIVSVVLKEGEQIRYITHLGTGNYNESTSKQYTDLNIITADEKIGEDAAAFFRNIAICNTEFTYNRLLVAPETLKSGLTALIDREIEKAKAGGEGAILCKMNSLTDKTMIDKFAEASCAGVKIDLIIRGICCLLPGIPQKTDNIRVISIVGRFLEHSRVYSFGKGEDRTTYISSADLMTRNTDKRVEIAAPVLDRQIADKIEKILRIMLADNVKAKKLCPDGRYRKVETLGETIDAQSYFLKNPL from the coding sequence GTGACCGAAAAGACGAGAAGCCGATTTATCAACGATATTTACGTCAACCGCGAATACAGTTGGCTGCTGTTCGACAAGCGCGTTTTGGAGCAATCGCAGGATCTTTCGAATCCGCTGTTGGAGCGGTGCAAATTTTTATCCATATTCAGTTCTAATCTGGACGAATTTTTTATGGTGCGCGTCGGGAGTTTATACAACGAGAGCCTGTCCGACGCCCAGGCGCGCGACAATAAGACGCAACTGACCGCCGCAAAGCAGTTGGAGGGCGTGTGCGAGACGGTCAGAGATCTGTACGCCGAGCGCGCCGTGTGCTATTTTCGGCTCAAAAAGGAACTTTCCAAGTACGGCGTGCGCATTCTGCGCGCGGACGAGTTGACGCCGCGCCAGAAGGAGGAGGCGAGAACTGTGTTCATGACGCACGTTCTGCCCCTTTTGTCGCTGATGGTGCTGGATGCGAAACACCCGCTGATGCAGTTCGAAAACATGAAAAACTATATGTTGTACGATCTCGAACGGGACGGGCGGCGCATGGTGGGCGTGATGGCGTTCAACGCCGCGCTCGACAGGCTGTACCGTATCGGCGGGGGCGAAAAGGCGCGCCTCGTGCCGCTCGAAGAACTCGTGCGCGCGTTCGGGCACAATGCCTTTACCGGTTACACCGCGGGCGGCAGAATGATGATGCGCGTCACGCGCAACGCCGATTTCGACACGAATATCGACGATTCCGACGTCGAGCGCGATTTTTCCGAGATCATGAAAAAAAAGGTGGAGTCGCGCGCCCGCCTCAACGTGGTGCGGCTGGAAATCGACAGAGAAGACGAAAAACTCAAAGAATTCGTTTTGAAACTTCTGAAACTGCATCCCCGTTTCTGCTTTTGTGACGAGCGGTTTTTCGACTATAAATTCATGTTTTCGCTGGATAAATATCTGCCGCCCGAACGCAGCCTTCCCCTCAAATATCCGCCCTTCAAGGGCGCCGTCGCCAAGGAACTTTGCGGCGCGCCCTCGCTCATCGAAACGGTATTCCGCCGCGACGTGTTTTTATCCTATCCCTACGACAGCATGACGCCTCTCGTCGATCTGTTGGAGGAATGCGCCCTCGACAAACGGGTGACATCCATCAAGATCACCATATATCGACTGGCGCACCATTCGCGCATTGCCGAACTTTTGTGCAAGGCGAGCGAAAACGGCAAGCAGGTGACCGTAGTCATCGAACTGTGCGCCCGTTTCGACGAAGAAAACAATATGTATTTCGCGGGCAAATTGCAGGAGGCGGGCTGCACCATCATATACGGCATGGAAAACTACAAGGTGCATTCCAAGATCGTTTCGGTCGTGCTCAAAGAGGGGGAACAGATCCGCTATATCACGCACCTCGGCACGGGCAACTACAACGAATCGACGAGCAAACAGTACACCGATCTCAACATCATCACCGCGGACGAAAAGATCGGCGAGGACGCGGCGGCGTTTTTCCGCAACATAGCCATCTGCAACACCGAGTTTACGTATAACCGCCTTCTGGTCGCGCCCGAAACGCTGAAAAGCGGGCTGACCGCGCTCATCGACCGCGAGATCGAAAAGGCGAAGGCGGGAGGCGAAGGCGCCATCCTCTGCAAGATGAACAGCCTGACCGACAAGACCATGATCGACAAGTTTGCCGAGGCGAGTTGCGCGGGGGTGAAGATAGACCTCATTATCCGCGGCATATGCTGTCTGCTTCCGGGTATTCCGCAAAAGACGGATAATATCCGCGTGATCAGTATCGTGGGGCGGTTTCTGGAACATTCGCGCGTCTATTCCTTCGGCAAGGGCGAAGATCGCACGACGTACATTTCCAGCGCGGATCTGATGACGCGCAATACCGATAAGCGCGTAGAGATCGCCGCGCCCGTGCTCGACCGTCAGATCGCCGACAAGATCGAAAAAATCCTCAGGATCATGCTGGCGGACAACGTCAAGGCGAAAAAACTTTGCCCCGATGGGAGATACCGCAAAGTGGAAACGCTGGGCGAGACCATCGACGCGCAGAGTTACTTTTTAAAAAATCCGCTGTAA
- a CDS encoding Ppx/GppA phosphatase family protein: MKYSIIDISSSSLSMIVAEIDGAKAEIVFKDRVPLFLFPHFDGKNLSEHGLNKLTGELKEFQQKCAQFHAERCYVISTAALRLIENFNEVQKTVEEKLGLPVNFLDGATEAYCDLAANAYYQTYERAVLVDLGGKSIEICDFSKNAKEEMAYLDFGLLDLNRKFVKKLQPDENEAKEIKKYIKGRFDEAGIPKKGAFSTVVLVGATNCAVYDVYADYAKCSREEESKIIDRKTFKNLTKNLLVGADRSSLILNNAPEKLFLIGPAAIVLRNLFKRFDADNIVVSERGVKEGYLQLILDGKESGRYYDFTSDRICGGEKKRRGRPKKTADTEGEQKGSE; encoded by the coding sequence ATGAAATATTCCATCATTGATATCAGTTCGAGCAGCCTTTCCATGATCGTCGCGGAGATCGACGGCGCAAAAGCGGAGATCGTATTCAAAGACCGTGTCCCTCTCTTTCTTTTTCCGCATTTCGACGGAAAAAATCTGTCCGAGCACGGGCTGAACAAACTGACGGGCGAGCTGAAAGAATTTCAGCAAAAGTGCGCGCAGTTTCATGCGGAGCGCTGTTACGTTATTTCCACGGCGGCGCTGCGCCTCATTGAAAATTTCAACGAGGTGCAAAAGACGGTGGAAGAAAAACTCGGCCTGCCCGTCAATTTTCTCGACGGCGCCACCGAGGCGTACTGCGATCTGGCTGCGAACGCCTATTATCAGACATACGAGCGCGCGGTGCTTGTAGACCTCGGCGGCAAGAGCATCGAGATCTGCGATTTTTCCAAGAACGCGAAAGAGGAGATGGCGTATCTCGATTTCGGGCTTCTGGATCTCAACCGCAAATTCGTGAAAAAGTTGCAGCCCGACGAAAACGAGGCGAAAGAGATCAAAAAATATATCAAGGGCCGTTTCGACGAGGCGGGCATTCCCAAAAAGGGCGCCTTTTCCACCGTCGTTCTGGTGGGCGCGACCAACTGCGCCGTCTACGACGTGTACGCCGATTACGCGAAGTGTTCCCGTGAGGAAGAGAGCAAGATCATCGACCGCAAAACGTTCAAAAATCTGACCAAAAATTTGCTTGTCGGCGCCGACCGTTCCAGCCTCATTCTCAACAACGCGCCGGAAAAACTCTTTCTCATCGGGCCCGCGGCGATCGTTCTGCGCAATCTCTTCAAACGGTTCGACGCGGACAATATCGTGGTGAGCGAGCGCGGCGTCAAGGAAGGATATTTACAACTGATCCTCGACGGGAAAGAGTCGGGAAGATATTATGATTTTACGAGCGATCGGATCTGCGGCGGCGAAAAAAAGCGTCGCGGCCGCCCGAAAAAGACCGCCGATACGGAAGGGGAACAAAAAGGGAGTGAGTAA
- a CDS encoding 6-phosphofructokinase: MKIGILTSGGDCPGLNAVIRAIGLYALNNMENVEIVGIPEGYGGLIRGECRPLRRQDFSDILDRGGTILGTSRQPYKLMTVEENGETRLQEMCSNYQKMGLDCLFTLGGAGTHKTAALLCAEGCNVIGLPKTIDNDIYGTDVTFGFQTAAEIAAESIDRIRTTAAGHGRTMLVEIMGNKAGWLALHAGLAAGADMILIPEIPFSLDAVCEFVQKSGERKGASDWERPYNIIAVAEGAVLDSEAAYKKKDRAFARIERGESTVTQHLAEIVEERTGVETRTSVLGYLQRGGTPCAYDRLLSSRLGAFAADLAAKGVFGVSVAVSGNRIVYNALAEIAGRYKLVEPDGELVRFAKSIGIRFGDAQKIS, from the coding sequence ATGAAGATCGGAATTTTAACGAGCGGAGGCGATTGCCCCGGGCTGAACGCGGTCATCCGCGCCATCGGGCTGTATGCCCTCAATAACATGGAAAACGTCGAGATCGTCGGCATTCCGGAAGGGTACGGCGGGCTCATCCGCGGCGAGTGCCGCCCTTTGCGGAGACAAGATTTTTCCGACATACTCGATCGCGGCGGCACCATTCTGGGAACTTCCCGCCAGCCCTATAAATTGATGACGGTGGAAGAAAACGGCGAAACGCGATTGCAGGAAATGTGTTCCAACTATCAAAAGATGGGACTGGACTGCCTGTTCACGCTGGGCGGGGCGGGCACGCACAAGACGGCGGCGCTCTTGTGCGCCGAGGGCTGCAACGTCATCGGGCTGCCCAAGACCATCGACAACGACATTTACGGCACCGACGTCACGTTCGGCTTTCAGACGGCGGCGGAGATCGCTGCGGAGAGCATCGACCGCATCCGCACCACGGCGGCGGGACACGGAAGGACGATGCTCGTGGAGATCATGGGCAACAAGGCGGGCTGGCTCGCCCTGCACGCAGGGCTCGCCGCGGGCGCGGATATGATCCTCATTCCCGAAATTCCCTTTTCGCTGGACGCCGTATGCGAATTCGTGCAAAAGAGCGGGGAAAGAAAAGGGGCGTCCGACTGGGAGCGGCCCTACAATATCATCGCGGTGGCGGAGGGCGCCGTTCTCGATTCGGAGGCGGCGTATAAAAAGAAAGACCGCGCATTTGCGCGCATCGAGCGGGGCGAAAGCACGGTGACGCAGCACCTTGCGGAAATCGTCGAAGAACGAACGGGCGTGGAAACGCGCACGAGCGTTTTAGGTTATCTGCAGCGCGGCGGCACGCCCTGCGCCTACGACAGGCTGCTATCTTCCCGCCTTGGTGCCTTTGCGGCCGATCTTGCCGCAAAGGGCGTATTCGGCGTGAGCGTCGCCGTGTCGGGGAACCGCATCGTCTACAACGCCCTGGCGGAGATCGCGGGACGCTACAAACTCGTGGAGCCCGACGGCGAACTCGTGCGCTTTGCAAAGAGCATCGGCATTCGCTTCGGCGACGCGCAAAAGATTTCATAA
- a CDS encoding M23 family metallopeptidase, giving the protein MKEKKTTDAAVKKRNLYFIIIAVCVLLLAAVTVFTVLIATDRPGTSIDNPGGNGGEEPGPGPDEPTDTEIVFSMPVANATVKTTYSFWYNSTLNKYCLHTGIDFAAEAGTKVCAAYGGKIESITDDLLEGGKIVIDHGDGLKTVYSSIDVNSSMKVGASVSAGDQIGTVSATTDVMGKEYNEGSHLHFETMENDQFINPTAYLDIEEK; this is encoded by the coding sequence ATGAAAGAAAAAAAGACAACCGACGCAGCGGTGAAAAAAAGAAACCTTTACTTTATCATCATTGCGGTCTGCGTGCTTTTGCTCGCGGCGGTGACTGTATTTACCGTTTTGATCGCGACGGACCGTCCCGGTACCAGTATCGATAATCCCGGCGGAAACGGCGGCGAAGAACCCGGACCCGGTCCCGACGAGCCTACGGATACGGAGATCGTATTCTCCATGCCTGTCGCGAACGCCACGGTCAAGACGACCTATTCGTTCTGGTATAATTCGACGCTCAACAAGTATTGCCTGCATACGGGCATCGACTTTGCGGCGGAAGCGGGCACCAAGGTGTGCGCTGCGTACGGCGGCAAGATCGAGAGCATCACGGACGATCTTCTGGAAGGCGGCAAGATCGTGATCGACCACGGCGACGGGTTGAAGACCGTCTATTCGTCCATCGACGTCAACTCTTCCATGAAAGTGGGCGCGAGCGTCAGCGCGGGCGATCAGATCGGCACCGTTTCGGCAACGACGGACGTAATGGGCAAGGAATACAACGAGGGTTCGCACCTTCATTTCGAAACGATGGAAAACGACCAGT
- the prfB gene encoding peptide chain release factor 2, which produces MFKADDYRLKIKALGATLEETAEALDIGGLTSQLAALKTEQEDPEVWQDLERSKKIGREVSSVESKIASYEKSKKAVDDVNEVIDLVEETGEEELVAELDGLIAAAESDIEELRIRALLRGKYDNYNALLTLHSGAGGTESCDWVSMLYRMYCRYAEKNGFKVVELDRLDGDEAGIKSVDFKIEGENAYGYLKAEKGVHRLVRISPFDANKRRHTSFASLEVMPEIEDDGDVEIRAEDLKVTTFRSSGAGGQHVNKTESAIRIQHIPSGIVVSCQNERSQIQNREMAMKMLRSKLIELRESERMEKEQNIKGEIKKIEWGSQIRSYVFCPYTLVKDHRTGCESGNISAVMDGDIEQFIVDYLKKS; this is translated from the coding sequence ATGTTTAAAGCGGACGATTACAGACTGAAGATCAAGGCGCTGGGCGCCACGTTGGAAGAAACTGCCGAGGCGTTGGATATCGGGGGGCTTACTTCGCAACTTGCCGCGCTCAAAACCGAGCAGGAAGATCCCGAAGTTTGGCAGGATCTGGAAAGATCCAAAAAAATAGGGCGCGAAGTTTCGTCCGTGGAATCCAAGATCGCCTCCTACGAAAAGAGCAAAAAGGCCGTCGACGACGTGAACGAAGTCATCGACCTCGTCGAAGAAACGGGCGAAGAGGAACTTGTGGCGGAACTGGACGGCCTGATCGCCGCCGCCGAGTCGGACATTGAGGAATTGCGTATCCGCGCCCTTCTCCGCGGCAAATACGACAACTATAACGCGCTTTTAACGCTGCATTCGGGTGCGGGCGGCACGGAAAGTTGCGACTGGGTATCCATGCTTTACCGTATGTATTGCCGTTATGCCGAAAAGAACGGTTTCAAGGTCGTGGAACTCGACCGTCTGGACGGCGACGAGGCGGGCATCAAGAGCGTGGATTTCAAGATCGAGGGCGAAAACGCCTACGGCTATCTGAAAGCGGAAAAGGGCGTGCACCGCCTTGTTCGTATTTCCCCGTTCGACGCGAACAAGCGCCGCCATACCTCGTTCGCCTCGCTGGAAGTCATGCCCGAGATCGAGGACGACGGCGACGTGGAGATCCGTGCGGAAGATCTCAAAGTAACCACCTTCCGCTCGTCGGGCGCGGGCGGCCAGCACGTCAACAAGACGGAATCCGCCATCCGCATCCAACACATTCCTTCGGGCATCGTCGTTTCCTGCCAGAACGAGCGTTCGCAGATCCAGAACCGCGAAATGGCGATGAAGATGCTCAGAAGCAAACTCATCGAACTTCGCGAGAGCGAGCGCATGGAAAAGGAACAGAACATCAAGGGCGAGATCAAAAAGATCGAGTGGGGCAGTCAGATCAGAAGTTACGTATTCTGTCCGTACACGCTCGTCAAAGACCATCGCACGGGCTGCGAATCGGGCAACATTTCCGCGGTGATGGACGGCGATATCGAACAATTCATCGTGGATTATCTGAAGAAGAGTTGA
- the tsaD gene encoding tRNA (adenosine(37)-N6)-threonylcarbamoyltransferase complex transferase subunit TsaD produces MTYSEKTARVSLKDAPLILGIESSCDETAAAIVRGRTLLSDEIISSASVQAEYGGVVPEIASRAHTEAIDEVVRRALKNAGVSLGEVDAVAVTYGAGLMGALLVGLSFAKSLAFTLGVPLLGVNHIRGHMAAAYLADPALEPPFVTLLASGGHTAILYTQSYDSFTILGSTRDDAAGEAFDKAARVLGLPYPGGPNIERLAREGENNIVFPKMLKGESGYEFSYSGLKTAVINYCHTKEQKGEPICRADVAASFQASAVNVLVERAVRAAKEYKVNTIAAGGGVVANGYLRERLQSACGEAGLKLILPEKRYCTDNAAMIAAEGLVQYRRRNFAPLSLNAAAHIPLGKKGKQ; encoded by the coding sequence ATGACGTATTCGGAAAAAACCGCGCGCGTTTCTTTGAAGGACGCGCCGCTCATACTCGGCATCGAAAGTTCGTGCGACGAAACGGCGGCGGCGATCGTCCGCGGACGCACGCTTCTGTCCGACGAGATCATCTCTTCCGCTTCCGTACAGGCGGAATACGGCGGCGTCGTGCCCGAGATCGCCTCCCGCGCGCATACCGAGGCGATCGACGAAGTCGTGCGCCGCGCGCTCAAAAACGCGGGCGTATCGCTCGGCGAAGTGGACGCGGTCGCGGTCACCTACGGAGCGGGACTGATGGGTGCGCTTCTCGTGGGGCTGTCCTTTGCCAAGTCGCTCGCCTTTACGCTTGGGGTGCCGCTTCTGGGCGTCAACCATATCCGCGGTCACATGGCGGCGGCGTATCTCGCCGATCCCGCGCTCGAACCGCCCTTCGTCACCCTGCTCGCGAGCGGCGGTCACACCGCGATCCTGTACACGCAGTCATACGATTCCTTTACCATTTTAGGCTCTACCCGCGACGATGCGGCGGGCGAGGCGTTCGACAAGGCGGCGCGCGTTCTGGGACTGCCTTATCCCGGCGGGCCGAATATCGAAAGGCTGGCGCGGGAAGGGGAGAACAATATCGTCTTTCCCAAAATGCTGAAAGGCGAGAGCGGCTACGAATTTTCTTACAGCGGTTTAAAGACCGCCGTCATCAACTATTGCCACACCAAAGAGCAGAAGGGCGAACCTATATGCCGCGCCGACGTGGCGGCGTCCTTTCAGGCGAGCGCGGTGAACGTTCTCGTGGAGCGCGCCGTGCGCGCGGCTAAGGAATATAAGGTGAACACGATCGCCGCGGGCGGCGGCGTCGTCGCCAACGGATATCTCAGAGAACGGCTGCAAAGCGCCTGCGGCGAGGCGGGGCTGAAACTGATCCTGCCCGAAAAGCGCTATTGCACGGATAACGCCGCCATGATCGCGGCGGAAGGGCTCGTACAGTATCGGCGGCGGAATTTTGCGCCTCTCTCCCTCAACGCGGCGGCGCATATCCCGCTCGGCAAAAAAGGAAAACAATAA